From a region of the Sandaracinaceae bacterium genome:
- a CDS encoding DUF4282 domain-containing protein: protein MNQPPSQGGFPPPGQFPPQPTQPQGGFAQQPAQPQGGFATPQGGYAQQPAPQPQFPPPSQGGGGGGGGGGGGPLANVDMDAKKAEAKGFLKSLIDFSFESFVSPRVLKVLYGFWLFMLVPSIFGLFFVWYEALTHESYNYDYASNTPGSYSSDPQFSIFCGSFVAYPLWVFMWVLMGRVIFERSILAFRQYELNKQILEELKKR from the coding sequence ATGAACCAGCCTCCGTCGCAGGGCGGCTTCCCGCCTCCCGGTCAATTCCCGCCTCAGCCCACGCAGCCGCAGGGTGGCTTCGCACAGCAGCCCGCGCAGCCGCAAGGCGGGTTCGCCACGCCGCAGGGAGGCTACGCACAGCAGCCTGCGCCGCAGCCGCAGTTCCCGCCGCCCTCGCAGGGTGGTGGTGGTGGTGGCGGCGGTGGTGGTGGTGGGCCGCTCGCCAATGTCGACATGGACGCCAAGAAGGCGGAGGCCAAGGGCTTCCTCAAGTCGCTCATCGACTTCTCCTTCGAGAGCTTCGTCTCGCCCCGCGTGCTCAAGGTCCTCTATGGCTTCTGGCTCTTCATGCTGGTCCCCTCCATCTTCGGGCTCTTCTTCGTGTGGTACGAGGCGCTCACCCACGAGAGCTACAACTACGACTACGCGAGCAACACGCCGGGCAGCTACAGCAGTGACCCCCAGTTCTCCATCTTCTGCGGGTCGTTCGTGGCCTACCCGCTGTGGGTCTTCATGTGGGTCCTCATGGGCCGCGTCATCTTCGAGCGCAGCATCCTCGCGTTCCGCCAGTACGAGCTGAACAAGCAGATCCTCGAAGAGCTGAAGAAGCGCTGA
- a CDS encoding TrkA family potassium uptake protein — translation MPKQTMVIGLGQFGMALARALAENGGEVLAVDVNAAHIHDIAPHVADAVLMDAMDEEALAALDPARRDTCVCAIGDDNREGSIIVTALLKQLGARHIVARATDDLHARILSLVGAHEVINPERSYGERLAVRLAWRNVVNVMPLGGELVLTEVIAPESFWGRTLAELALPKRFGVTVSAVRRVTDSVVSATIPDPSIPLAEGDVLMLVSTEAAARQLTERS, via the coding sequence ATGCCCAAACAAACGATGGTGATCGGTCTCGGACAGTTCGGCATGGCGCTCGCGCGAGCGCTCGCCGAGAACGGCGGCGAGGTGCTGGCGGTGGACGTGAACGCGGCGCACATCCACGACATCGCGCCGCACGTGGCCGACGCGGTGCTCATGGACGCCATGGACGAGGAGGCGCTGGCGGCTCTCGACCCCGCCCGCCGCGACACGTGCGTGTGCGCCATCGGCGATGACAACCGTGAGGGCAGCATCATCGTCACGGCGCTGCTGAAGCAGCTGGGAGCCCGACACATCGTGGCCCGCGCCACGGACGACCTGCACGCGCGCATCCTCTCCCTGGTGGGCGCGCACGAGGTCATCAACCCCGAGCGCAGCTACGGCGAGCGCCTGGCGGTCCGGCTGGCGTGGCGCAACGTGGTCAACGTCATGCCCCTGGGCGGCGAGCTGGTGCTCACCGAGGTGATCGCGCCCGAGTCGTTCTGGGGCCGCACGCTGGCGGAGCTGGCGCTGCCCAAGCGCTTCGGGGTGACCGTCTCGGCGGTGCGGCGCGTAACGGACAGTGTCGTGTCGGCCACCATCCCCGACCCCAGCATCCCGCTGGCGGAGGGAGACGTCCTCATGCTGGTGAGCACCGAGGCGGCCGCGCGCCAGCTCACGGAGCGCAGCTGA
- a CDS encoding glycosyltransferase family 2 protein translates to MKLLCVILNYKTAEMTLDAIRAARAALTTLDHRIDVVDNDSQDGSFERLTAAVAEAGWPDVRVVQSGHNGGFGAGNNVALRAALLEPEPPEFLYILNSDAFPAPDAIEALVRFLEQHPRAGIAGSFIHGPDGDPHLTAFRFPSVASEALSGFRLGVLKRLLPEREVPIHPMPSETQRVDWLAGASMMFRRELLQEVGLFDETFFLYFEETDLCRRALLAGWECWYVMESRVAHIGSVSTGMKNKSRPMPRYWFDSRRHYFTKNHGAAYTWAANVLHAAGLLTFKARAGLQKKPDPDPVNFLQDFARYNFVDKRPQ, encoded by the coding sequence ATGAAGCTGCTGTGCGTGATCCTGAACTACAAGACGGCCGAGATGACGCTGGACGCCATCCGCGCGGCGCGTGCGGCGCTGACCACGCTCGACCACCGCATCGACGTGGTGGACAACGACTCGCAAGACGGCTCGTTCGAGCGCCTCACCGCGGCCGTGGCCGAGGCGGGCTGGCCCGACGTGCGCGTGGTGCAGAGCGGACACAACGGGGGCTTCGGCGCCGGCAACAACGTGGCGCTGCGGGCCGCGCTGCTCGAGCCCGAGCCGCCGGAGTTTCTCTACATCCTGAACTCCGACGCGTTCCCTGCCCCGGACGCCATCGAGGCCTTGGTGCGCTTCCTCGAGCAGCACCCGCGCGCCGGCATCGCAGGCAGCTTCATCCACGGGCCCGACGGTGACCCGCACCTCACGGCCTTCCGCTTCCCCAGCGTGGCCAGCGAGGCGCTCAGCGGCTTCCGTCTCGGCGTGCTGAAGCGCCTGCTGCCCGAGCGCGAGGTGCCCATCCACCCCATGCCGAGCGAGACACAGCGCGTGGACTGGCTCGCCGGCGCCTCCATGATGTTCCGCCGCGAGCTCCTGCAGGAGGTCGGACTCTTCGACGAGACGTTCTTCCTGTACTTCGAAGAGACGGACCTGTGCCGTCGCGCGCTGCTCGCCGGCTGGGAGTGCTGGTACGTCATGGAGAGCCGCGTGGCGCACATCGGCAGCGTGTCCACGGGCATGAAGAACAAGAGCCGCCCCATGCCGCGCTATTGGTTCGACAGCCGCCGGCACTACTTCACCAAGAACCACGGTGCGGCCTACACGTGGGCCGCGAACGTCCTGCACGCCGCCGGGCTGCTCACCTTCAAGGCGCGCGCGGGGCTGCAGAAAAAGCCCGACCCAGACCCCGTGAACTTCCTGCAGGACTTCGCGCGCTACAACTTCGTGGACAAGCGCCCCCAGTAG
- a CDS encoding KR domain-containing protein: protein MSDEYEVMERDIAIVGMAARVPGASTPAELWKNLVGGVESIRTYTDEELRAAGEKPELLRHPRYVRAAAPLSGVPLFDGEFFGFSPKESAIMDPQHRHFLECSWEALESAAHPPERFKGPIGVFAGCGMGSYFYVNVCSQAELVRDVGLFLLRHTGNDKDFLATRVSYLLDLAGPSINVQTACSTSLVATHLAVQSLLARECDMALAGGVTIELPQNRGYVYQEGEVLSPDGHCHAFDHRGQGTVFGSGVGVVVLRRLGDALDDGDMIHAVIRGTAVNNDGAKKVNYLAPSVDGQAACVVEALGVANVDARTVEYIECHGTGTALGDPIEVEALTQGFRTQTDARGFCQIGSIKTNIGHLDTAAGVIGLIKASLALRNAQIPASLGYEKPNPAIDFASSPFRVASQLSAWPAPAAHPRRAAVNSLGVGGTNAHIVLQEPPGMPDAEPPTRVVQLLTLSARTRSSLDAQSRRLADHLTAHPELSLADVAFTLHHGRREFAERRVVAASTLTEAAELLRTNDPQRVFTHSVLRGKTESGAPHVAFLLPGGGAQYARMTVDLFEHEPVFREHMERGLALLQERHALDLRPLLYPALGQEAEADAQLNTRMDRQLPAIFLTSVAMARLFESWGVTPSAYLGHSVGENTAAHLAGVMSLEDCLGLVMLRAQLFMETRPGAMLSITLSEADVRALLPSTLDLAVVNGPNACVVSGDPDAITALEAQLAGREDVETQRLAIPVAAHSRLLDPILERFTAYLRGIRLRAPSVPFLSNRSGTWITDKEATDPAYWASHLRSAVRFADNVDALLQRGPSVLLEVGPGRTLSSLARQHAGFRAGGHQAMASVRHKDEAVSDVAYFVTCLGRVWATGATLDWAPMWPGELRSRVELPTYAWDHKSYFIEPALPASAPSEVALEKLLDVRDWGFVPRWKPSLADVPLEGSAPSTPRTYLLFMDRGGVGQRLRQRLVDAGQHVIAVYEGDAFHHRGNDEYTLSPERGREGYASLIADLVERGRTPERVVHLWLLEAEQTFRPGSSLFHHHLERGFFSLFFLAKALVEASVAGVHLTVIGDGLLRVADEALPDPQKATVLGPVKVLSRELERASARLVDVQLPAQRTQLFGGSLRAGLLDPFGGKKRVERELDALVTRLLDEVTAAPGDEVVALRGERRLTQVLAPRPLDALEGVASEGSLPKPETLRERGVYLITGGLGGLGLTVADYLGRTCHARLALLGRTPLPARDQWPAWIAQHGAGDRVSQRMQRVLDLEASGAEVLVLTADVTNRDEMQAALQSLQARFGALHGVFHTAGELDDDLIALKTLESVEQVFAPKIQGTRILHELTAGSGLDFTLLFSSTSTVTAPAGQVDYVAANAFLDAFAEGQRAAGFPVTSLHWGIWADVGMAAEPARLRAHARVGEPVGQQPSHPWLSARVSDGRGESSLRGTLSSAQHWILDGHRTLAGHALIPGTGYLELARAALRAYGELGAFELEDLFFVRPFAVADGEARELFVKLRPTARGYRFEVRGQVQVGGRAGTVLIAQAHLALQLDAAPAALEPAQIAAIDARCNISHVGPDEAGLRTAQEAHLRFGPRWRVLREARFGPTEGLARLALPPAFAAEVQSLGLHPALLDIATGWAMGLIEGYDSSTLYVPVSYERARVYHDLTPQLLSWVRTPVVNHADAEFVFFDVTLMDPSGRVLVEVERLGLRRMSGGPDFALGARVAPTDVTFHDDPSDDHAPSPGEALRDRLLAQGIRTVEGQDALGRVLQQLSSKNPAGLAQVFVSSMDLPTLVQQSAAGERTRSPAAGLELARPDLNVDYLAPRDEVEKTLVGFWQELLGVDQVGVQDSFFDLGGHSLLAVRLFAKIKSAYRVEFPISVLFEAPTIERCAALLREHLGPETATEGGADASAQSAATRPRYTHLVAMHTGDGGPKTPFFLVAGMFGNVLNLRHLAHLVGTDRRFYGLQARGLYGEQAPHESFEEMASEYIAELQTVQPRGPYFLGGFSGGGITAYEIARQLEARGEEVALLVMLDTPVPMPPADLSLRDRVLIQRTELRSKGPAYVAEWAERRASWELGRLRRRFENAAPDSTPEKFHDEAIEQAFRRALERYVVVERKHAVVHLFRPKLPVAYDLGEGRRINHERSYVFEDNGWTPFVREVAVAEVPGDHDSMVLEPNVRVLARRLREVVEQAEAAQRRSR, encoded by the coding sequence ATGTCCGACGAATACGAAGTCATGGAGCGCGACATCGCCATCGTGGGGATGGCGGCACGCGTTCCGGGGGCGAGCACGCCGGCTGAGCTGTGGAAGAACTTGGTGGGCGGGGTGGAGTCCATCCGGACGTACACCGACGAGGAGCTGCGCGCCGCCGGGGAGAAGCCCGAGCTGCTGCGCCACCCGCGCTACGTGCGCGCCGCCGCGCCGCTCTCGGGGGTGCCGCTGTTCGACGGGGAGTTCTTCGGGTTCAGCCCGAAGGAGAGCGCCATCATGGACCCGCAGCACAGGCACTTCCTCGAGTGCTCGTGGGAGGCCCTCGAGAGCGCCGCGCACCCGCCCGAGCGCTTCAAGGGCCCCATCGGCGTCTTCGCGGGCTGCGGCATGGGCAGCTACTTCTACGTGAACGTGTGCTCGCAGGCCGAGCTGGTGCGCGACGTGGGGCTGTTCCTGCTGCGCCACACCGGCAACGACAAGGACTTCCTGGCCACGCGCGTGAGCTACCTGCTGGACCTGGCGGGGCCGTCCATCAACGTGCAGACGGCCTGCTCCACGTCCCTGGTGGCCACGCACCTGGCGGTGCAGAGCCTGCTGGCGCGCGAGTGCGACATGGCGCTGGCGGGCGGCGTCACCATCGAGCTGCCGCAGAACCGCGGCTACGTCTACCAAGAGGGCGAGGTGCTCTCGCCCGACGGGCACTGCCACGCGTTCGATCACCGCGGGCAGGGCACGGTGTTCGGCTCGGGCGTGGGCGTGGTGGTGCTGCGCCGCTTGGGCGACGCGCTCGACGACGGCGACATGATCCACGCGGTCATCCGCGGCACGGCGGTGAACAACGACGGCGCCAAGAAGGTGAACTACCTGGCGCCCAGCGTGGACGGGCAGGCGGCCTGCGTGGTGGAGGCCCTCGGCGTGGCCAACGTGGACGCCCGCACCGTCGAGTACATCGAGTGCCACGGCACCGGCACCGCGCTCGGCGACCCGATTGAAGTGGAGGCGCTCACGCAGGGCTTCCGCACGCAGACCGACGCGCGCGGCTTCTGCCAGATCGGCTCCATCAAGACCAACATCGGGCACCTCGACACCGCGGCAGGCGTCATCGGGCTCATCAAGGCGTCGCTCGCGCTGCGCAACGCGCAGATCCCGGCGTCGCTCGGCTACGAGAAGCCCAACCCGGCCATCGACTTCGCGAGCTCGCCCTTTCGCGTGGCCAGCCAGCTGAGCGCGTGGCCGGCGCCCGCTGCGCACCCGCGCCGCGCCGCCGTGAACTCGCTGGGCGTGGGCGGCACCAACGCGCACATCGTGCTGCAAGAGCCGCCGGGCATGCCGGACGCCGAGCCGCCCACACGCGTGGTGCAGCTGCTCACGCTGTCGGCGCGCACGCGCAGCAGCCTGGACGCGCAGAGCCGGCGCCTGGCCGACCACCTCACGGCCCACCCCGAGCTGTCACTGGCCGACGTGGCCTTCACGCTGCACCACGGGCGGCGCGAGTTTGCCGAGCGGCGCGTGGTGGCCGCTTCCACGCTCACCGAGGCGGCCGAGCTGCTGCGCACCAACGACCCGCAGCGCGTGTTCACGCACAGCGTGCTGCGCGGCAAGACCGAGAGCGGCGCCCCGCACGTGGCCTTCCTGCTGCCGGGTGGCGGGGCGCAGTACGCGCGCATGACCGTGGACCTGTTCGAGCACGAGCCCGTGTTCCGCGAGCACATGGAGCGCGGCCTCGCGCTCTTGCAGGAGCGTCACGCGCTCGACCTGCGCCCGCTGCTGTACCCCGCGCTGGGCCAAGAGGCCGAAGCCGACGCCCAGCTGAACACGCGCATGGACCGGCAGCTGCCGGCCATCTTCCTGACCAGCGTGGCCATGGCGCGCTTGTTCGAGAGCTGGGGCGTCACGCCCAGCGCCTACCTCGGCCACAGCGTGGGCGAGAACACCGCCGCGCACCTGGCCGGCGTCATGTCGCTCGAAGATTGCCTCGGGCTGGTCATGCTGCGCGCGCAGCTCTTCATGGAGACGCGCCCCGGGGCCATGCTCTCCATCACCCTGTCCGAGGCCGACGTGCGCGCGCTCCTGCCCAGCACGCTCGACCTGGCGGTGGTCAACGGGCCGAACGCGTGCGTGGTCTCCGGTGACCCCGACGCCATCACGGCGCTCGAGGCCCAGCTGGCCGGGCGTGAGGACGTGGAGACGCAGCGCCTGGCGATTCCCGTCGCGGCGCACTCGCGCTTGCTGGACCCGATCCTCGAGCGATTCACCGCTTACCTGCGCGGCATCCGGCTGCGCGCGCCCAGCGTGCCGTTCTTGTCCAACCGCAGCGGCACGTGGATCACGGACAAAGAGGCCACCGACCCGGCCTACTGGGCCAGCCACTTGCGCAGCGCCGTGCGCTTTGCCGACAACGTGGACGCGCTCTTGCAGCGTGGCCCGAGCGTGCTGCTGGAGGTGGGCCCGGGCCGCACGCTCAGCTCGCTCGCCCGGCAGCATGCGGGCTTCCGTGCAGGCGGTCACCAGGCCATGGCGTCGGTGCGCCACAAGGACGAGGCCGTGTCCGACGTGGCCTACTTCGTGACGTGCCTCGGCCGTGTGTGGGCCACCGGCGCGACGCTCGACTGGGCGCCCATGTGGCCGGGGGAGCTGCGCTCGCGCGTGGAGCTGCCCACCTACGCGTGGGACCACAAGAGCTACTTCATCGAGCCCGCCCTGCCGGCCTCGGCGCCCAGCGAGGTGGCGCTCGAGAAGCTGCTCGATGTGCGCGATTGGGGCTTCGTGCCGCGTTGGAAGCCGTCACTCGCCGACGTGCCGCTCGAGGGCAGCGCGCCGAGCACGCCGCGCACCTACCTGCTGTTCATGGACCGTGGCGGCGTGGGGCAGCGCCTGCGCCAGCGCCTGGTGGACGCGGGCCAGCACGTGATCGCGGTCTACGAGGGCGACGCCTTCCACCACCGCGGCAACGACGAGTACACGCTCAGCCCGGAGCGCGGGCGCGAAGGCTATGCCTCGCTGATCGCCGACCTGGTGGAGCGCGGGCGCACGCCGGAGCGCGTGGTGCACCTTTGGTTGCTGGAGGCCGAGCAGACGTTCCGCCCCGGCTCGAGTCTGTTCCACCACCACTTGGAGCGCGGCTTCTTCAGCCTGTTCTTCCTCGCCAAGGCCTTGGTGGAAGCCAGCGTGGCGGGCGTGCACCTCACGGTGATCGGCGACGGCCTCCTGCGCGTGGCCGACGAGGCCCTGCCGGACCCGCAGAAGGCCACCGTGCTGGGGCCCGTGAAGGTGCTTTCGCGTGAGCTCGAGAGGGCCAGCGCCCGCCTCGTGGACGTGCAGCTCCCGGCTCAGCGCACTCAGCTCTTCGGCGGCTCGCTGCGCGCGGGCCTGCTGGACCCGTTCGGCGGCAAGAAGCGCGTGGAGCGCGAGCTGGACGCGCTGGTCACGCGCCTGCTGGACGAAGTGACCGCCGCTCCGGGTGACGAAGTGGTGGCGCTGCGCGGTGAGCGCAGGCTCACGCAGGTGCTGGCCCCTCGGCCTCTCGATGCCCTCGAGGGGGTGGCGAGCGAGGGCAGCCTGCCCAAGCCCGAGACGTTGCGCGAGCGCGGCGTCTACCTGATCACCGGTGGCCTCGGGGGCCTGGGCCTCACGGTGGCGGACTACCTCGGGCGCACCTGCCACGCGCGCCTCGCGCTGCTGGGCCGCACGCCGTTGCCCGCGCGTGATCAGTGGCCAGCGTGGATCGCCCAGCACGGCGCGGGCGACCGCGTGAGCCAGCGCATGCAGCGCGTGCTCGACCTCGAGGCGAGCGGCGCCGAGGTGCTGGTGCTCACGGCCGACGTGACCAACCGGGACGAGATGCAGGCGGCGCTCCAGTCGCTGCAGGCGCGCTTCGGTGCGTTGCACGGCGTGTTCCACACGGCCGGCGAGCTGGACGACGACCTCATCGCCCTGAAGACGCTCGAGAGCGTGGAGCAGGTGTTCGCGCCCAAGATCCAGGGCACGCGCATCCTGCACGAGCTCACGGCCGGCAGCGGGCTCGACTTCACGCTGCTGTTCAGCTCCACCTCCACGGTCACGGCGCCCGCGGGGCAGGTGGACTACGTGGCCGCCAACGCGTTCCTGGATGCCTTCGCCGAGGGCCAGCGGGCGGCCGGCTTCCCGGTCACGTCGCTGCACTGGGGCATCTGGGCCGACGTGGGCATGGCGGCCGAGCCCGCACGTCTGCGCGCCCATGCGCGCGTGGGCGAGCCCGTGGGACAGCAGCCCAGCCACCCGTGGCTGAGCGCGCGCGTCAGCGACGGCCGCGGCGAGTCCAGCCTGCGCGGCACGCTGTCGTCGGCGCAGCACTGGATCCTGGACGGCCACCGCACGCTCGCGGGTCACGCGCTGATCCCCGGCACCGGCTATCTCGAGCTCGCGCGCGCCGCGCTGCGCGCCTACGGCGAGCTGGGCGCCTTCGAGCTGGAAGACCTCTTCTTCGTGCGGCCCTTTGCGGTGGCCGACGGGGAGGCCCGCGAGCTGTTCGTGAAGCTGCGCCCCACGGCGCGTGGCTATCGTTTCGAGGTGCGCGGGCAGGTGCAGGTGGGCGGCCGCGCGGGCACGGTGCTGATCGCCCAGGCGCACCTGGCGCTCCAGCTGGACGCCGCGCCGGCGGCGCTCGAGCCCGCGCAGATCGCAGCCATCGACGCGCGCTGCAACATCTCCCACGTGGGCCCCGACGAGGCCGGCCTGCGCACGGCACAAGAGGCGCACCTGCGCTTCGGCCCGCGCTGGCGCGTGCTGCGCGAGGCTCGCTTCGGGCCCACCGAGGGGCTCGCCCGCTTGGCCCTGCCGCCCGCGTTCGCGGCCGAAGTGCAGAGCCTCGGGCTGCACCCGGCGCTGCTCGACATCGCCACCGGCTGGGCCATGGGGCTCATCGAGGGATACGACAGCAGCACGCTCTACGTGCCCGTGTCCTACGAGCGCGCCCGCGTCTACCACGACCTCACGCCGCAGCTGCTGAGCTGGGTTCGCACGCCGGTGGTGAACCACGCCGACGCGGAGTTCGTGTTCTTCGACGTGACGCTCATGGACCCGAGCGGCCGCGTGCTCGTGGAGGTGGAGCGCCTCGGCCTGCGGCGCATGAGCGGTGGCCCGGACTTCGCCCTCGGCGCGCGCGTGGCACCCACGGACGTCACCTTTCACGACGACCCGAGCGACGATCACGCGCCCTCCCCGGGCGAGGCGTTGCGCGACCGGCTCTTGGCGCAGGGCATTCGCACGGTCGAGGGCCAGGACGCGCTCGGCCGCGTGCTGCAGCAGCTCTCGTCCAAGAACCCGGCAGGCCTGGCACAGGTGTTCGTGAGCTCCATGGACCTGCCCACGCTGGTGCAACAGAGCGCCGCGGGTGAGCGCACGCGCAGCCCTGCAGCCGGCCTCGAGCTGGCGCGCCCGGACCTGAACGTGGACTACCTGGCCCCGCGCGACGAGGTGGAGAAGACGCTGGTGGGCTTCTGGCAAGAGCTGCTGGGCGTGGACCAGGTGGGCGTGCAGGACAGCTTCTTCGACCTGGGCGGGCACTCGCTGCTGGCGGTGCGGCTCTTCGCCAAGATCAAGTCGGCCTACCGCGTGGAGTTCCCCATCTCGGTGCTCTTCGAGGCGCCCACCATCGAGCGCTGCGCCGCGTTGCTCCGCGAGCACCTGGGCCCCGAGACCGCCACCGAGGGCGGCGCAGACGCCAGCGCCCAGAGCGCGGCCACGCGTCCGCGCTACACCCACCTCGTGGCCATGCACACCGGCGACGGCGGGCCCAAGACGCCCTTCTTCCTGGTGGCCGGCATGTTCGGCAACGTGCTCAACCTGCGGCACCTGGCGCACCTGGTGGGCACCGACCGGCGTTTCTATGGGCTGCAGGCTCGCGGCCTATACGGCGAGCAGGCGCCGCACGAGTCCTTCGAGGAGATGGCCTCCGAGTACATCGCGGAGCTGCAGACGGTGCAGCCGCGTGGGCCCTATTTCCTGGGTGGCTTCTCGGGCGGCGGCATCACGGCCTACGAGATCGCCCGGCAGCTGGAAGCGCGTGGCGAAGAGGTGGCCCTGCTGGTCATGCTGGACACGCCCGTGCCGATGCCGCCAGCGGACCTCAGCCTGCGCGACCGCGTGCTGATCCAGCGCACCGAGCTGCGCTCGAAGGGGCCCGCCTACGTGGCCGAGTGGGCCGAGCGCCGCGCCTCCTGGGAGCTGGGTCGCCTGCGTCGCCGCTTCGAGAACGCGGCCCCCGACAGCACGCCCGAGAAGTTCCACGACGAGGCCATCGAGCAGGCCTTCCGGCGCGCGCTCGAGCGCTACGTGGTGGTGGAGCGGAAGCACGCGGTGGTGCACCTCTTCCGGCCCAAGCTGCCCGTGGCCTACGATCTCGGCGAGGGGCGGCGCATCAACCACGAGCGCTCCTATGTGTTCGAGGACAACGGCTGGACGCCCTTTGTGCGCGAGGTGGCCGTGGCCGAGGTGCCGGGGGACCACGACTCCATGGTGCTCGAGCCCAACGTGCGCGTGCTGGCGCGCCGGCTGCGTGAGGTGGTGGAGCAGGCCGAGGCCGCGCAGCGGAGGTCACGATGA
- a CDS encoding undecaprenyl-phosphate glucose phosphotransferase, whose protein sequence is MIVLALWLTMALYADLSAPEPWHVHDTLAAGAASLLFLFAADACGLYEGFRGVPLVHELKRVWLAWFIVFAGLLMLAFALKESASYSRAVSFGWMVSAPMLVSVWRSLVRLGLYEARRRGHSTRRVAIVGMTQLGERVARSVNDAPSLGLHFEGFYDDRKEDRRHEIAPEVGGYAGTFDELVARATLGDLDLVYVCLPLRAESRVHKLIAQLADTTVSVYVVPDFFVFDLLHARWTSLGEIPVVSIFETPFMGTEGWLKRFEDIVLGTLAVLVAAIPMAIVAIGIKLTSKGPVLFKQRRYGLHGEVIDVYKFRSMTVSEDGTNVRQATANDSRITPFGAFLRRSSLDELPQLFHVVTGSMSLVGPRPHAVAHNEAYRKHIYGYMLRHKVKPGLTGWAQVNGWRGETDTLEKMEKRIEHDLEYIRRWNLFLDIKIVFLTIFGRAVHQNAK, encoded by the coding sequence ATGATCGTCCTCGCGTTGTGGTTGACCATGGCGCTGTACGCCGACCTGAGCGCTCCCGAGCCGTGGCACGTGCACGACACGCTGGCCGCCGGCGCGGCCTCGCTCTTGTTCCTGTTCGCTGCCGACGCGTGCGGGCTGTACGAGGGGTTCCGTGGCGTGCCGCTCGTGCACGAGCTCAAGCGCGTGTGGCTGGCCTGGTTCATCGTCTTCGCGGGGCTGCTCATGCTGGCCTTCGCGCTCAAGGAGTCCGCCAGCTACAGCCGTGCCGTGTCGTTCGGCTGGATGGTCAGCGCGCCCATGCTCGTGAGCGTCTGGCGCTCGTTGGTGCGGCTGGGGCTCTACGAGGCGCGTCGTCGCGGGCACAGCACGCGCCGCGTCGCCATCGTGGGCATGACCCAGCTGGGTGAGCGCGTGGCGCGCAGCGTCAACGACGCGCCGTCCCTGGGCCTACACTTCGAGGGCTTCTACGACGACCGCAAGGAGGACCGCCGCCACGAGATCGCGCCCGAAGTGGGTGGCTATGCGGGCACCTTCGACGAGCTGGTCGCACGCGCCACGCTGGGTGACCTCGACCTCGTCTACGTGTGCTTGCCGTTGCGGGCCGAGTCGCGCGTCCACAAGCTCATCGCGCAGCTGGCCGACACCACCGTCAGCGTCTACGTGGTCCCCGACTTCTTCGTGTTCGACCTGCTGCACGCGCGCTGGACCTCGCTCGGCGAGATCCCCGTGGTCAGCATCTTCGAGACGCCCTTCATGGGCACCGAGGGCTGGCTCAAGCGCTTCGAAGACATCGTGCTGGGCACGCTGGCCGTGTTGGTGGCGGCCATCCCCATGGCCATCGTGGCCATTGGCATCAAGCTCACCAGCAAGGGCCCGGTGCTCTTCAAGCAGCGCCGCTACGGTCTCCACGGCGAGGTCATCGACGTCTACAAGTTCCGCTCCATGACCGTGTCGGAAGACGGCACCAACGTGCGCCAGGCCACCGCGAACGACAGCCGCATCACGCCGTTCGGTGCGTTCCTGCGCCGCAGCTCGCTGGACGAGCTGCCGCAGCTGTTCCACGTGGTCACGGGCAGCATGAGCCTGGTGGGCCCGCGCCCGCACGCCGTCGCGCACAACGAGGCCTACCGCAAGCACATCTACGGGTACATGCTGCGCCACAAGGTCAAGCCGGGTCTCACGGGCTGGGCGCAGGTCAACGGCTGGCGCGGCGAGACCGACACGCTCGAGAAGATGGAAAAGCGCATCGAGCACGACCTCGAGTACATCCGCCGGTGGAACCTCTTCCTCGACATCAAGATCGTGTTCCTGACCATCTTCGGTCGCGCGGTGCATCAGAACGCGAAGTGA
- a CDS encoding SLBB domain-containing protein, with translation MPGDVVNLQMISGTDSAALGLTVDERGVLHVPLAGDVDVSGLSLTEAEARIETALRPFDQTVRVTIIVAEPNGQRATVVGAVTTPGRHTVVPGMRLADLFALAGGGLSTDDEEGTTIPMSDLAGARLVRSGQVLPVSLMLAIMGNPRHNVRLRPGDHLYVPPAVHSLVSVLGEVHAARVLPFRPGLRLTLALAFAGGPTRDADHAEIIVVRGDHAAPQVYVARLDELLDGEGPDPLLAPGDVVYVGATGLSKLRDVMAAIAPVVSVAATTGLGAAVISTSPR, from the coding sequence ATGCCCGGCGACGTGGTGAACCTCCAGATGATCAGCGGCACCGACTCGGCGGCCCTGGGCCTGACGGTAGATGAGCGTGGTGTGCTGCACGTGCCGCTCGCGGGCGACGTGGACGTGTCGGGGCTCTCGCTGACCGAGGCCGAGGCGCGCATCGAGACCGCGCTGCGGCCCTTCGACCAGACGGTGCGCGTCACCATCATCGTCGCCGAGCCCAACGGTCAGCGCGCCACGGTCGTCGGGGCGGTCACCACGCCGGGGCGCCACACGGTGGTGCCGGGCATGCGCCTAGCGGACCTCTTCGCGTTGGCGGGGGGTGGGCTCAGCACCGACGACGAGGAGGGCACCACCATTCCCATGTCCGACCTCGCGGGGGCGCGCCTGGTGCGATCCGGGCAGGTGCTGCCCGTCAGCTTGATGCTCGCCATCATGGGCAACCCACGCCACAACGTGCGCCTGCGACCCGGCGACCATCTCTACGTGCCGCCGGCCGTGCACTCGCTGGTGAGCGTGCTGGGCGAAGTGCACGCCGCGCGTGTGTTGCCGTTCCGGCCAGGGTTGCGCCTCACGCTCGCGCTGGCCTTCGCCGGCGGCCCCACGCGTGACGCGGACCACGCCGAGATCATCGTCGTGCGCGGCGACCACGCAGCGCCTCAGGTGTACGTGGCGCGCCTCGACGAGCTGCTGGACGGCGAGGGTCCGGATCCGCTGCTCGCGCCGGGTGACGTGGTGTACGTGGGCGCGACCGGGCTCTCGAAGTTGCGCGATGTGATGGCGGCCATCGCGCCGGTGGTCAGCGTGGCGGCCACCACTGGCCTCGGGGCCGCGGTGATCAGCACGTCGCCGCGCTGA